The genomic interval CAAGAGGGAAGCGTCCGTGGAACGTGATGGGAGAAAAATAGTCAGAGGGTACGATCGTTTACGTGACACGACCCCTTTTAACCCGAAACAAAAACGATGTGATCGAATGCAGCCAGGTCTGATCTGGGAAGGAATTTACGACGAAAACATGAGGCGCAAAGTTGCCATCAACACTAGCCACTGGCATGGTAGATCCAATAGAATTCAATTAGACTTTCCAGAGAGCAAGTTCTATCGGTCTAATAAAATACAAGACCAATTCTACAGAAGGAATAACATAAACGTAGACTCAGAACTGGACAGACAATGTCACACCTATTGAAGTGAATAACGCCTCTTTTCGGATCTTCGCAATACACATTC from Athalia rosae chromosome 6, iyAthRosa1.1, whole genome shotgun sequence carries:
- the LOC110117242 gene encoding uncharacterized protein LOC110117242; the protein is MTYFNKREASVERDGRKIVRGYDRLRDTTPFNPKQKRCDRMQPGLIWEGIYDENMRRKVAINTSHWHGRSNRIQLDFPESKFYRSNKIQDQFYRRNNINVDSELDRQCHTY